In Pseudobdellovibrio exovorus JSS, the genomic stretch CCGTGGACTCGCCAAAAGAAATTGTCTTTCGACCAAAAACTGTGAATCCGATCATCGGCTCGTACACTGCTGCAAGCTGATGTTGAGGGATTTCGCCTTTTGTAATCATAACTCTGGCCAAAGCGGTTTGCTTCGGCCAAACAGGGGAGTGCTTTGTCAAGCGAGCGATCTCAGAGAGCAGGTCTTTCATGGGTTTATTATAATACAAAAGGTATTTTTAGGCTATATTCGTTTTAAATTTAATAGAATAAATAAATATAATGGAATTTTTAGGCAATAATAAGAAACGGCCGGATCTAGGTTTTTTCTTAAAAAACGTCGAATCTATGGCTGCAGCAATGCTTTAAAAAAGGAGATTTAATATGAAAATCGCAATTGTAACAGGTGGCAGTAACGGAATTGGTAGATCGACGGCTCTAGAATTAGGTAAGCGTGGTATCGGGGTAATTCTGACTTACAATAAATATGCTGATCGTGCCCAAGAAGTTGTTAAAAAAATCGAACAAGAAAATAAAGGTATACGTGCGGTGGCATTGAAGTTAGATCTCGCGCAAAGCGAAAGCTTCAGTCTATTCGTGGAAAATGTGAAAAAAGTTTTGCACGAAATATGGGGCCGAACAACTTTCAATTATCTGGTTAACAATGGTGGAGTGGGTGGTCCTTGCTTGATATCGGAAATGTCTGACGAATACTTCGATACAATTATGAAAACAAATTATAGAGGCCCTGTCTTTCTAACAAAACAACTTCTTGAATTCATGGAGGACGGAGGCTCGATTGTGAACACGACAAGTTCTTCAAAAAGTCAGTCTTTCCCCGGATACTCGGTCTATGGCTCTTTGAAAGCGGCGTTATCCGTTTGGACTCGCTATGCTGCTAAGGAACTGGCGCCACGTCGGATTCGCGTCAATGCGGTATCTCCGGGTCCTACTCATACGAACTTCGGTGATGGAGTTATGGATAAACATCCAGAGTTTCTGAAACCTTTAGCTGAACAAACAGCTTTGGGTCGCATAGGCTCGCCAGACGATTTAGGAAAAGTGATTGTCAGTATTCTTTCGGATGATTTTGCTTGGATGACAGCTCAAGATGTTGAAGTTTCTGGCGGTCACCTGCTTTAGATCTTTAAAGTCCAAAAACTCCCCTAAACTCACCTCGAGGAGGCCTTATGCAAATACCAAAAAATACAGTTTGTATCATGTTCGATAAAGAGGCCGAACAGGCCGCTCAGTTTTACGCAAAAACTTTTCCGAATAGCTCTGTAGGAACTGTTCACAAAGCTCCGGCGGATTATCCATCGGGAAAGCGGGGGATGCTGTGACTCGCGTTTTTAAAGTCATGATGAAAATGAAAAAAATTGATGTGACGGCTATTGAAGCGGCTGCCCGTGGGTAATAGCCGTCTGTGAAGGCTGGGGGATTTAGTTCCCCCGCGCCGGAACAAAAAACTCTTCAAAGTCTTTTTTAATGTCCGACAGTTTCTTACGTAAAAAATGCAGCTGTTGCGTCGAAGAATCGCAGATCAGCTGTTGATAAAATTTTTCATTTTGTAACCGCTGTTCATCAGATAATTTTAAGTACTCGGCCGACTGGTAATTGCGCCAGCTCTGAACGAAATCCACAATGAAATTTTTGAAAGCTTCCGGATTGTCACCGAGCTGTTTTGTTTTTTCGTAATTGGCTTTCTTGTTTTTTAATCTTTCCGCAAACGGAAACGGATTCGCTTTCATATGGGCGCGAACAGCGTTTTCTTGCTGGGATGTCAGGTTGCCAAGGAAGACTTTAAGATTATCTAAAGTTCTTTTCAGGCGGCGATCGTGAAGATCGTCAGGCTTTTTCAGCTTTTGTTCATCTTCTTTGATATCTTGGGCCACTTTGTCGATGAAATACTTGATCTGTTTTTCACTTAAGCTATCAGTCAAGGTTTTAATGTGGCTGGCGCTTAAGGCAGGAATATTCGCAAATAAAGTTCCCGCGTCCTCACGGATTTTATCAGCGGCTTTGCAATCGAGCTTGTTTTGATCATTTACGTTAGCCAACAATTGATCAGCCTTATCAAACAACTTGGGAATTTCGCGATCGTTATTTTCGTAGGCCTCGTGTAAGAACACCTTCAACTGTTTTTCGACTTGGGTTTTCTGCGCACTGTTCAGATCGAAATAGTCATCGGCCCGCCAGCTAGCAGCCGTATCGGCAAAGCGAAAGGCCATCCGCTGCTGGGTGCAACTGGCGATGATAAATGCAAAACTGAGTGTGAAGAAAATCTTACCGCTCATAAACTTATTATGCGGTCCAAGTTGGTGAAAATCTAGATTTGAATGATCTATCAGGGCCTGAAATTCACTGAATAGGTGTCAACGCCCCAATATGCCTCGTGTCTGGTAATTCTGGAATCATTCAAGCCTGTTTAGAAGACTTAAGCCAAGCCCATTGCGTGATGTGCAATGGGCTTTTCTATAAATGTTTACATAAAAATTTTTTAAACAGGCAACGCCGCAGGACTGCCCAGTGCGGGATCATCTTTTTTAGATCCCAGCGCACGTGCTAAATCCAAACCTAAGGCCTTGGCAACTCCGGCTCCGTATTTCGGGTCGGCGGCATGGCAGTTGCGAATATGACGGAATTTAATAAATTCTTCTGCATCACCCATAGCGCGGGCTGTGTTTTCAAAAAGCACCTGTTGTTGTTCTGGTTTCATCAATTGAAACAACTTAGCAGGCTGTTCGAAGTAATTCGAGTCATCATCATGGAAGTTCCAGTGATCGCCATTGCCTGTGATTTTCATCGGTGGCTCTTTGAACTCGGATTGCTCTTGCCACTGCTTAAAACTGTTCGGTTCGTAGTGCGGAGTTCCGCCGTAATTACCATCGACACGCCCTTGTCCATCGCGATGATTGCTGTTCACAGGACAGCGAGCCGCATTGACAGGAATTTGGTGATGGTTCACACCAAGGCGATAGCGTTGAGCATCACTGTACGCAAACAATCTGGCCTGTAACATTTTATCAGGGCTGACACTGATACCTGGAACTAAATTGTTCGGAGCAAAGGCGCTTTGTTCAACGTCGGCGTGGAAATTTTCAGGATTGCGGTTCAGCTCGACGATTCCCACCTCGATAAGCGGATAATCTTTTTTGTACCAAACTTTTGTCAAATCAAATGGATGTAAGCGATATTTGTCCGCATCTGTTTCTGGCATCACCTGAATCGACATTTTCCACTTCGGATAGTCTTTGCGTTCGATGGCATCGAAAAGATCACGTTGATGGCTTTCACGATCTTTGCCGACCAGTGTTTCTGCTTCTTGATCTGTCAGATTTTGAATTCCTTGTAGAGTTTGAAAGTGCATCTTGACCCAAAAACGTTCGTTGTTGCTGTTGATAAAGCTGTACGTGTGCGAGCTAAAGCCGTGCATGTGGCGATAGCTTTTCGGAATTCCACGATCACTCATCACAATAGTCACTTGATGAAGAGCTTCTGGCAAAAGTGTCCAGAAGTCCCAGTTGTTTGTGGCACTTCTTAAGTTGGTTTTTGGATCGCGTTTGACGGCTTTGTTAAGATCAGGAAATTTTCTGGGATCACGCACAAAGAACACCGGAGTGTTATTGCCCACCATGTCCCAGTTGCCTTCTTCTGTATAGAATTTTAAAGCAAATCCACGGATATCGCGCTCGGCATCTGCGGCTCCGCGTTCGCCGGCAACAGTTGTGAAGCGGGCGAACATTTCAGTTTTTTTTCCTACTTGTGAAAAGATCTTAGCTTTACTGTACTTAGTAATATCGTTGGTCACTGTAAAGGTTCCGAAGGCTCCAGAACCTTTGGCGTGCATACGGCGCTCGGGAATATTTTCACGATTCAGGTTGGCTAATTTTTCTAAGAGCCAAACATCTTGCATCAACAGTGGTCCACGCGCTCCTGCGGTCATACTGTTTTGGTTATCAGCTACGGGTGCACCGAAGGCTGTGGTTAGACGACTGAAAGGACATTTTGATTTTTTATCTGAATCACTCATGATTCCTCCTTATTTAAAAATGTTCAAAATAAATGCATATTTATTTATACTGGCGTGAATTTAAATAGCCAAGACAATAGAGCGCGTCGTTCGCTTCACCGACGTCGTCATCAGGGGATCGAACATGCGATCGAAAATAGTTTTAAAAAAATTTTAACAATTTACTTCCTGCGAAATGAAATTCACTCTTGCTGCTGACTTAGTTTTTAATTCTGACTAGGCTGTTGCTGATGGTGATCTAGTGGCTCTTCATATTCATTCAAAATTAAATGAAAAAGACTTGGGCCGTGCGATTGTCGATATCTTCCGTGTTGAAAATGAAAAAATCGTCGAGCACTTCGATGTGATCCAATCCGTTCCCGCAAAAACAGTAAACGGGAACACGATGTTTGATGGTAACTCGACTAAATAAATCGTCGGGATAAACAATCTATTTAAGTATCCCCAATAACGTCATGAGCCTCTTCCCAAATTCTCAGGGTTAACTCTTCAGCCGAGATCAAATCTCGGCGTAGATTTTGCCCGCACCACAACGATATAAAATCCCCAGAGCCCTTTTGCTCGGTGGCAGATTTCAGAGGAGCCAGAGCCTTGCCTGCAAAAGGGAACGGAGGCGCTAGGGGTGATATTGCACCCAGCTCACGGATGAGTCTGTTGACGACACCACGTGCAGGTTTTCCTGAAAAAAGATTAGTGAGCACCGTTTCTTCGCTGGCCGAGGACATCAGCACAGATCTGTAGGCGGCAGAAATTTTAGATTCGTTTGTCAGTAAGTAGGCTGTACCGATTTGAACAGCTGCCGCCCCTAACGCAAAAGCAGCGGCGACGCCGCGTCCGTCAGCGATACCTCCAGCAGCAATGACGGGAACACTGACACGATCAACAATTTGTGGAAGTAGAGCCATGGTGCCCACTTGGCTTGAAAGATCATCGCTTAAAAACATGCCGCGATGGCCTCCGGCCTCAAGCCCCTGAGCGATGATCGCGTCACAGCCATTTTTTTCTAACCAGATAGCTTCATTCAAAGTCGTAGCCGATGAAAGTATTTTACAGCCTACAGTTTTCAAACGCTCCACAAGATGGGCGTGGGGCAGTCCAAAATGGAAGCTGACCACTTCTGGTTGTAGTTCTTCTAACAGAGCACAGATATTTTCATCGAAAGGTTTGCGTTCAACAAAGGGAGCTTGAAAAGCAGGATCCGTCTTCGGGTCTAAATTAAATTCTTGATAGTAATTGGCAAGGGCTTGTTGCCACACTTTTTCTTGCGACTCGGACATGCCGAGTGTTGGATGACAGAAAAAATTAAGATTTAAGGGCTTGTCGGGGCAAGCATCGCGGAATGCGTGAACCTCATCTCGGATTTGTTGTTCATTCAATAGGGCACAGGCAATTGAGCCCAGTCCTCCAGCATGAGCGACTGCGATCGCCATCGCCGAGTCGGCGACTCCAGCCATCGGAGCTAAGATCAAAGGGACATTTAATTTCAGCATCTCATTGAAAAGCAGATTACTTTTTGAGTGGATAAACATATATGGACTCCGCTGCTTTAAATTAGTCCTTAAAGTAAGGTCTGTAAATAGATACAGACCAATATTTCGTTAGCCCTCAATAAACGGATAGTGTAAAAAAGAGGAAAGCATATCGGAGGCTTTATGAACCACAGTGAACTGTCCACAGCGCAGAGGATTTTTAAAACTATCTTGGGGTTCTTCCTTTTATTTGCAGGTATCGGACACATGACATGGGCGCGCGCTGAGTTTTTAGCTCAGGTGCCGATATGGGTGATGATCGATGGGGATTTAGTCGTCCTTTTATCCGGAGCCGTTGAAATCTTATTAGGGTCCATGCTGTTATTGAAACGCACAAAAGTTGAATATGTGGGATATTTAACCGCTTTGTTTTTTATCGCCATATTCCCAGGGAATATTTCTCAATATGTGAATGGCATCGACGCCTTTGGCTTAGATACAGATCGTGCGCGGTTTATTCGCCTGTTCTTCCAGCCAGTCTTGATTTTGTGGGCGCTGTGGAGCTGTGGGGCTATAATGAAGTGGTGCAAGCGCGAAGTGGTGACAAAAAAAGTATAAGGGATTAAATAAATGACGACACAAAAGCTAACCCCGTGGGGCCCAGAAGAAAAAGCCGAATGGTTGAAGCAGCAGACGATTAAACGCTCTTACCACGATGATGTTTTGACACAAATTGAAAAGCTAAAAGCGGATAACAGTTTGGATGTCATTCAATACGGAGCACTTTCGTATAATCCTGAACGCTATCCTCTGTACATGGTGAAGTCGCGCCACTTTGATCCGAATAAAAAAACAATTCTGATCACCGGAGGTGTGCATGGTTATGAAACCAGCGGTGTTCATGGAGCTTTAGCCTTTATGCAAGATGAAGTGAAAAAATACGCTCAGGACTTTAACTTTGTCTGCTTCCCGTGTGTGAGTCCTTGGGGTTACGAAACAATCAATCGTTGGAATCCATCGGCGATTGATCCGAATCGCTCGTTTCGTCCGGACAGCCCAGCAGAAGAGTGCCGTTTTTTTCTAGAGGCCGCTAACTCGTTAAAAGTAAATTATCTGGCCCACTTTGATTTGCACGAAACCACAGACACCGACAACACGATCTTTCGCCCGATGTTGGCAAAGAGGGATGGAAAACCTGAAGAGGATCTTTCTGAAATTCCGGATGGCTTCTATCTTGTCGGCGATACGGCGAATCCACAGCCCGAGTTTCAAAAGGCGATTATTGATCGGGTACGAAAAGTAACTCATATTGCTCAAGCCGACAAAGATGGCAACTTGATAGGAGACCGCGCAGTGCAAGAGGGTGTGGTTAATTATGATAAAAAGAAATTATTTTTATGCGGTGGGTTTTCAAATGCTCCGTATATCACGACAACTGAAGTTTATCCAGACAGTCCACGGGCTACAGATGCAATTTGTATTTTAGCTCAGGTCGAAGCTCTTAAGGGCGGTTTAGATTTTCTACTTCAACAAAGATAAACTCTTGCGGCATACTCATTCTATGAAACAAAAAATAGCGATACTAGGTGCTTTAATTGGGTGGTTTGCCGTCATTGGTCAGTATTGGATTATGATTGAAAATCCGGTAGCGCGGGATGGGACTACCTTATCTTACTTTGAAATCACCATTCGCTTTTTCAGTTATTTTACCATGTTAACGAATACCCTAGTGGCCTTGGTGTTAACGGCCCATGCTGTGACCTCTTCCAAGCTTTCATTCTTTCGTATGCAAGGAATGGCCACGGCAGTCTCGGTTTACATTTTGATTGTGGCGTTGGTGTATCAGTTGGTTTTGCGCCAGACGTGGTCACCGACCGGACTTCAGCGAGTAGTAGATGAGCTTTTGCATTCCGTGATGCCAGTGTTCTTTTT encodes the following:
- a CDS encoding SDR family NAD(P)-dependent oxidoreductase, which encodes MKIAIVTGGSNGIGRSTALELGKRGIGVILTYNKYADRAQEVVKKIEQENKGIRAVALKLDLAQSESFSLFVENVKKVLHEIWGRTTFNYLVNNGGVGGPCLISEMSDEYFDTIMKTNYRGPVFLTKQLLEFMEDGGSIVNTTSSSKSQSFPGYSVYGSLKAALSVWTRYAAKELAPRRIRVNAVSPGPTHTNFGDGVMDKHPEFLKPLAEQTALGRIGSPDDLGKVIVSILSDDFAWMTAQDVEVSGGHLL
- a CDS encoding DUF6279 family lipoprotein — translated: MSGKIFFTLSFAFIIASCTQQRMAFRFADTAASWRADDYFDLNSAQKTQVEKQLKVFLHEAYENNDREIPKLFDKADQLLANVNDQNKLDCKAADKIREDAGTLFANIPALSASHIKTLTDSLSEKQIKYFIDKVAQDIKEDEQKLKKPDDLHDRRLKRTLDNLKVFLGNLTSQQENAVRAHMKANPFPFAERLKNKKANYEKTKQLGDNPEAFKNFIVDFVQSWRNYQSAEYLKLSDEQRLQNEKFYQQLICDSSTQQLHFLRKKLSDIKKDFEEFFVPARGN
- a CDS encoding catalase, with the protein product MSDSDKKSKCPFSRLTTAFGAPVADNQNSMTAGARGPLLMQDVWLLEKLANLNRENIPERRMHAKGSGAFGTFTVTNDITKYSKAKIFSQVGKKTEMFARFTTVAGERGAADAERDIRGFALKFYTEEGNWDMVGNNTPVFFVRDPRKFPDLNKAVKRDPKTNLRSATNNWDFWTLLPEALHQVTIVMSDRGIPKSYRHMHGFSSHTYSFINSNNERFWVKMHFQTLQGIQNLTDQEAETLVGKDRESHQRDLFDAIERKDYPKWKMSIQVMPETDADKYRLHPFDLTKVWYKKDYPLIEVGIVELNRNPENFHADVEQSAFAPNNLVPGISVSPDKMLQARLFAYSDAQRYRLGVNHHQIPVNAARCPVNSNHRDGQGRVDGNYGGTPHYEPNSFKQWQEQSEFKEPPMKITGNGDHWNFHDDDSNYFEQPAKLFQLMKPEQQQVLFENTARAMGDAEEFIKFRHIRNCHAADPKYGAGVAKALGLDLARALGSKKDDPALGSPAALPV
- a CDS encoding NAD(P)H-dependent flavin oxidoreductase; protein product: MFIHSKSNLLFNEMLKLNVPLILAPMAGVADSAMAIAVAHAGGLGSIACALLNEQQIRDEVHAFRDACPDKPLNLNFFCHPTLGMSESQEKVWQQALANYYQEFNLDPKTDPAFQAPFVERKPFDENICALLEELQPEVVSFHFGLPHAHLVERLKTVGCKILSSATTLNEAIWLEKNGCDAIIAQGLEAGGHRGMFLSDDLSSQVGTMALLPQIVDRVSVPVIAAGGIADGRGVAAAFALGAAAVQIGTAYLLTNESKISAAYRSVLMSSASEETVLTNLFSGKPARGVVNRLIRELGAISPLAPPFPFAGKALAPLKSATEQKGSGDFISLWCGQNLRRDLISAEELTLRIWEEAHDVIGDT
- a CDS encoding DoxX family protein — protein: MNHSELSTAQRIFKTILGFFLLFAGIGHMTWARAEFLAQVPIWVMIDGDLVVLLSGAVEILLGSMLLLKRTKVEYVGYLTALFFIAIFPGNISQYVNGIDAFGLDTDRARFIRLFFQPVLILWALWSCGAIMKWCKREVVTKKV
- a CDS encoding M14 family metallopeptidase, coding for MTTQKLTPWGPEEKAEWLKQQTIKRSYHDDVLTQIEKLKADNSLDVIQYGALSYNPERYPLYMVKSRHFDPNKKTILITGGVHGYETSGVHGALAFMQDEVKKYAQDFNFVCFPCVSPWGYETINRWNPSAIDPNRSFRPDSPAEECRFFLEAANSLKVNYLAHFDLHETTDTDNTIFRPMLAKRDGKPEEDLSEIPDGFYLVGDTANPQPEFQKAIIDRVRKVTHIAQADKDGNLIGDRAVQEGVVNYDKKKLFLCGGFSNAPYITTTEVYPDSPRATDAICILAQVEALKGGLDFLLQQR
- a CDS encoding Pr6Pr family membrane protein; translated protein: MKQKIAILGALIGWFAVIGQYWIMIENPVARDGTTLSYFEITIRFFSYFTMLTNTLVALVLTAHAVTSSKLSFFRMQGMATAVSVYILIVALVYQLVLRQTWSPTGLQRVVDELLHSVMPVFFLVFWFKYAAKPALRWSQIPKWLIFPFVYMICVLVRGLLSGFYPYFFIDATKLPVVSLVINIAVLISLFAVFGLLFVFISKQIGDRLKN